Below is a window of Microcebus murinus isolate Inina chromosome 3, M.murinus_Inina_mat1.0, whole genome shotgun sequence DNA.
TGCAAACTTTTCCGTACTAAACTGTTAATTAAAACGACAACGGAAAAAGCATATTTCATCGATTAActtgggaaaataattaaattttgctGCTACTCAGTATCACCCATCATGTGGGGATATAGGCATTTTTATGACCTTGtaatcagaatataaaataacgCAAATTTACATAATGGCATTTTGgcacttttatatttaaaaaaaattacgaAGTACAAACTTATTGAACCAATGCGCCAACTTCTGATAATGTGGCCTACAGAAATAATCTAACAAGTATGCAAAGATATTTGTACAAGGATGTTGGGAGAGCCAGGATTTGGATTCGAATTCTAACTACAATTTACTAGGTATGTGAGATCTTGAGTGGGTTACTTAACCTTTCcgtgcctgtttcctcatttataaaatgagaacgTTAATGGTGGTATCTATCTCATTACGTTGTTAGGAGGATTAAGTGAATCCATTTAAAGAGTCTGAACtataactatataatatttaCGTTTATCTCAGTTAATCTCAGattgaaaacaaactgaaaaattcacaaaatagacggaggagtgggggtggggtgtaaATAATAGAAGGAATGAATTGAGCACTCCACTCTACTTCTCCTGCTGTCTTTCCCTTTTTACcttctaaatatttctaattattattctGAATAGATAATACATTTGCAtggttcaaaaatcaaaacaatatttaaaagtatgCACTGAGAAGCATCCCTTCAACCCTTATTCCCATCTACTTTAACCCCTATGTCTGCTACTAATAATCCTTGTTATTAgtttcttgtttatcttttcagtcTTTTATGCAAATACAAGCACATATGACTATATAGTCTTCTGTTTCTTATGCAAAAGGCAGCATACTATATACACTTGCACCTTGTTTTCTTAACTTAACAATCCTGGATGGCTCGGTgtagtggctcacgtctgtaatcccagcactctgggaggccaaggtggacagatcactcaaggtcaggagttcgaaaccagcctgagcaagagcgagacacccccccctctactaaaaataaaaagaaattaattggccaactaaaaatatatagaaaaaattagccaggcatggtggcgcatgcctgtagtcccagctactccggaggctgaggcaggaggatcacctgagcccaggagtttgaggttgctgtgagccaggctgacgccacagcactctagcccgggcaacagagtgagactctgtcttaaaaaacaaaacaaaacaaataatcctgGAGATTCAATAACTTAGAGATCTTCCTTATGTGTTTTTTCAGCTTCATAGTACTCTACTGCATAGATACACATaactttaacttctttttttttttttttttttttttagagatagggtcttactctgtcacctgggctggagtacactggcatgatcatagttcactataaccctgaactcctagcctcaagcaatcctcctgctttggcctcctaaagtgctgggattacaggtatgagccactgcacccagcctacacATAATTTATTAACCTGTTTCTTCTATTAAATAGCTGCATATTTTGTTTCCAGGCCTTTAGTATTACAAACAATGTTGCAATGAATCACTTTGCATATAAGACATTCCATACAGGAGCAGGCATATCTGTAGGATACATCTGGGTCAAATAATAATGAATCTATAATTTTAGTAGAAATAGTCTCCAcctctttcaagtaaaaataaatggtgtaaaaattaatttgcctggcagagtggctcatgcctgtaatcccagctactcaggaggctgaggtgggaggatcacttgaggccaggagttcaagaccagcctgagcaacatagacttcatgtctacaaaacaaaaaaaaaaaaattttttttaaacagagtctcactctgttgcctgggctagagtgctgtggtgtcagcctagctcacagcaacctcaaactcctgggctcaatcaatccttctgcctcagcctcctgagtaggtgggactacaggcatgcgccatcatgcccagctaatttatatatatatgtgtattttttttttacttggccaataaatttctatttttagtagagacggggtctcactcttgctcaggctggttttgaactcctggccttgagtgatccgcccacctcggcatcccagagtgctaggattataggcgtgagccaccgcacccagcctctacaaaaatttttaaaaattagccagatgtggtggcatgtacctgtggtcccagctactagggaggctgggtGGGCTCAGCATTTCAAGACTGCAGTAAGccatgattgtgctactgcactccagactgggcaacaaagcgagacccccTTCtcggtaaaaaaagaaaagacactacatacacatttttattgtggtaaaacatacataatataaaatatactatttgatataaatatactacttaatataaaatatactactTAATCATTGTTAAGTGGTTAAGTGATCAGAGACCTGGAGGCGGTGCCAGGGATATCCGTGCTCCATAGCTCACATTAATGGTAGTATCCAAGCCAGTAAGGAAGGGTAGGTATTTGAAAGTGTTGGGTGAACTGTAGGAGGAACATGATAGATGATGTTTGTGTTGGAAAATACTGGGAGGAAAGGGATGTTGTGGGTGCCAAAAGAGTGGGGAGAGGTTAAAAGGAGATGTGAAGACAGGGTTGAGAAAAACAGAGGGTGCACAGATGACAAACACAGGGGATAAACAGCTGGTATGGGGATATTGGGAGTATTTGATGGACAAGCCATGTTGGGAGGAGATATGAAGGGTTGAGAGCTGGTGTAGGGAGTGGAGGAGTAGAGGGTATCCCTTGAAGTCTCCAGGGAAGCTCCCCAGTGAATGAAGTCAAAAGCAGTCTGCTGCAGTCATAGCTTTGGTTGAAGGTCAAAGAGTCCCGAGTCCCTGTCAGGTGGTCCTCATCAATGTACCCATGTGCTAGCTGAAAAGAAGACACATTCACCACCTGGGATGACCCTGCCAGTTTCAGGGCCCCTGGGCAGAGAGAGGGCCAAACTCCTCCAACCCAAGTCCTGGGGTAAACTCCCAGGCCCACTCCCCAACCCACTTCTCCAGGAGATTCTAGCTCTTTCAGGGCTTCCTGAGACAGGCAGTGGGCCCCTTGTGCAGGCACCCATGCTAGGCACAGGAGAGCTCAATGTTAACTGAGACCTCATTTTCATTAGCTGCTTTCCTcatgctcttcctcctctttcactTTAGTATTTGGAATTTTGCCTTGCTTTTCTCCCACTTGCTAATTGGAGCTAACTTAATTGAGCCTTGTTTATATGTTTTATCTCACTGATGGCTAAGAGGGGGAAGAAGAGGCTGAAAACGCCATGAAAGCCGCCTGTCAtatgtgcattcattcattcatttattcaacccaCAAATGTTCATTAAGTACCTGGAATATGGCAGACACTAAGCTGGGTGCTAGGGACATTAGGGTGTaaggtttgggggaaaaaattgtGTTCAGAGACACTTGGGAaagtgttaaaaaagaaaaaactaagaaCCATCACTGGAAAACTAGCtaagtatacaaaaaaaaatctagattacataaagtataaaaatagtaGTTGTCATATATGAGTTtacaatattgtttttaaaatgctaaaagtattttgaaacttttatgtatgtatttatttattttagccttACATTTAAATTGAGAATTacattgcttaagcccaggagttcgaggctataGTTAGTTATGATGACATGACTGCactttaacctgggcaacagagggagacctgtctcaaaaaatgaaaaagacagaaggaaggaagggagagaggaagggaggaaggaaggaaggaatcacaAATGCAAATTTTAGCAGGCGGTATTTAGCCAAAAATGTCTGGAAAAACAATGATTCTTAAAGAGGACAGTGGACCCAAACTTGCAGACATAGTGACATAAAGACCAAAAGAGACCCCTGACAAGAGGCAGAAGGTGGCTATGGGAGATAGTAAGTCACCAGAATGCCTAGGGTACAGGGAAGAGGGGCCAGCACAGATGGGCACAGAAGGTGCCAATCTTTCCTTGGAGTAGATTTGCAAGCAGAAAGGGCCCAACATAGCTGGCAGCAAAGGTGAGATCCAGGCTCTCTGGGGTAGATGTCTTGGGGAACCCTGGGAGGAGATGAGAACACAGGTGGTGAGAAGTGAAGGGACTACCCTGAGGGAGGCAAGGGCTAGGGGGAGAGGTTAGGGTTCAGGAGAAATGCCATAGGGACATGTACATGCAAAGATGGGGGCAATGAAGTTTGAGGCTGTAACTCAGTGTAGGTCTTTTAGGAGAGCGTATGGATTAGAAAGTTTAAGCAGGATTGTATAGGTTAGGCTTTGGGGATACTTGTTTGCGGATCCCTGAGCTAGAAAGGAGGCTGCTGAAATGCGTTTGGTGAAGCAAGCTAAGGCATACACTACTGACTCCAGCCTTGTTTACCAGCAGGTATATCTCAGGATCCTCCTGCAGAAGCCACTGGGCAAAACTCCAAATGGAGGCCAAACAGCTGAGGCCCACCTTGCCAAGCTGTTTGAGGCTGCCTGGATCTCAGCCAGGGCTCACTGTCCATGCTCCTAGCTCTGGCAGCCAAGGAGCACATGGGCCCCACACCAGGCCAGCTCCTGCAACACAACCTTCCCAATACCTGTGGGAGGGCAGCTTCGGAGTAGGCTAGTCTGGGCAGTGATTAGAGTGGAGAGCCAAGGGTGCCAACAGCAGGTGCTcctctctgtcccccccccccactgttgGGGTTGTTGAGGGCTAAGCCTCCTAGTGACAGGGTAGAAGGAGAACTTGCCACTGTTGGCCTCAGTCACTACTGCCATTTTCCCAGCCTGATCTGTGGAACAGCACTAGAGGTCCCAGGGATGAGACTTCTGTCAGAGCTGCACACACAGTCCAAGCAGGAGGATCAGAATAAGGAGCACAGAGCCAGGGCCCCAGCCCAGGGTGCGAGTGGAGCCCACAGCAACAGAACAGAGACAGCCTGGGCCCGACATTGGGAAGTGCTACAGGAGGAAGTTGGGGGCTGGGTAAATCAAAGCAGAGTGGGGACTAGAAATGAGGCAGGTATGGAACCTAatacaaaatttaaggaggcactcACTGTTGAGCTTGTTCAACACACAGTTTGAACCTGAAAGAGTTCTTCTGTAAATGTGCCCTGGACACCTGATTGCACCTGCCACAAGGCAGAGATCAAGAGGATCAGGACTTCCTTGAGTCCTATATACATCCAAATCTGTCTCTAAAAGTAAAATCTGGATTTGCAGTCTAAGGTAAATTGACCAAGCTCCAGGGACCAGGGGAGTGAGAAATCAAGTCTGTCATGCCTTGAATCACTCTGTGCCTAAGCAGGGCCATCCCCTTCCTGCTCTACTGAAAGGAGACTGAAAGTTGTCCCTATAGAGCCAAACCCACTTGCAGCGCTGATGTCTACTCCTTAGGGGAGGTGGGTTTCTCCAGAATACCTCTGCTGGGGAGAAGCCTTGGCCCAAATGCAGGGTCTCCTAAGGGTGGTGGTGAGGCTATTCCCTGGAACAAGTGTTCTATCTTCTTCTAGGTCTGCACTTGGGGTTCTGCTGCACTTGGGGTTCAGTGAGAAAGTAAACACCCTTGGAAGAAACTGACAGAGACATCAGACCAATTCTTAAGGCAACTCAGGTGTTTATTTCTGGCAGGCAAACAGAGGCAAGGGCCAGTTCCTACTGCCAGAGGCTCAGGGCTCAGAATGGGGCAGGGGCTTGCAAGGGATCGACCACACTTTGGGGGTTGAGTCCATTAGCTGTGCCGCAGTCACCTGGGGCTTTGGCGCACCTGTCGGGATGGGTTGCTGGTCAATGGGAGGAAAGGTGTCACCATCTTTGTCCTCCTCCTGGGGCACGGCAGAGCTGAGCATCACCTGCGTACTCGGGTTCCACATGCTTACACCACGAGACAGCTGCATGGCTTCTGGCAGCAACATGGGCTTCCACATCACCTGGGACGTGGCGTCGAGGAAGTGGGGTGTATTTTGAAGCCATCTAGGGGGATCCTGATCCTCCCTGTCTGTGGCCTCCAGGCCCTGTGCAGACACTCGGGTCCGGCCAGCCCACAGGTCACCCAGCAGCtcagcctccccctcccagccgcTAGGCCACTTGGCACTGGGCCACagcttggggctggggctgcgaGCCACATCAAGGAGCGCCGGGTGCGCAGTGAGGAAACGGAGCCCGGGGCTGGGGGATGGCAGCTTTGACCCGAAGGTTGGCGACGGTAGGCGTAAGTTTAAAATCGGGGATCGGGGTCGGTGGCCTGGGCTCAAGGCACGGAAAGGAAAGAACTTTGCCTGAAAGACGCGGAGACCCGGGCTAGAGGTTTTGGGTTCCACGGGGGCCTCGGTCTTTTCATCCCGCTGACGACCGAGGTAGGCTTCCAAGGGGCGCATATCGGAGTCTGGGACCAGGACCTCAGCCTGGGGGCGCACCCAGTGGCGCGGGAACCGCGCGGGGTCCAGGCGCGGGGCCGCCTTACGGCCCGCTCTGTAGGGAGGCGCGCTCAGCAGCACATCCGGGCACCAGGGCTGCTGGAAGGACTTTGAGAGACAGGGCCCGGTGGGGCTGTGCCTAGCGGGGACCGACACGCCCGAGGCCACGTGGGGTGACCCCTCTGTCTTGGGCTCCAGCTGGTCCCTAGCCGCGTCCAGCTGGGGCATACCATAGCTGAGATCTTCCAACAACTGGAAGCTGAGGGGCTGTACCGTCTCTTCTGAGGCCCGGGAGCTCTCCACCAGGGACAGCTCCGGAGAAGGACTGCCGTCAAACTCCGCCTCCACCGAGGATTGGGAGCTCTCCTTCAAGGACTTGGCGACAAGGGGCTCCTTTTCCTCTAAAGAACCTCTGGGCTCTGCCTCTTGAAACAGCTCTAGTGTGAGAGGGGGGCCCGGGGTGACTGTCAGCTCCGGAGAAGGCTCCAAAGATTCCATCTGCTCTTGGGAGCCTCTACCCATCCATGATCTTCCTAAAGCGATCTGGTCCAAGTTCCCGGGGTCCTAGGGAAATGCATCAGGTAGTGAGATGTcggaaaggagagaaaagcacTAAGGACAAAGGAGTCCTGAGAGGCTCCTGAAGAGGTCAAGGAAGCGACAGGGGTCCTGGGTCAggagagggctgggggctgggcttaCTTCGCCTTTGAAGTTCTCCTGCAGGCCCTCAAAGGTGGGTGTGTGCAGCACTGGCACTgaaccttgagcccaggagtctatcGTGCACGGCAGTGGCTCCTCATCCTCTCCCCATGTGGGGTCTTCAGCCACTGCAGATTCTCCCTTGTCTTGGACTAGGAAGCGCCACTCAGTGATCTGCAGCATGGCCTCCCGGGCCTGGCTGATGGTGAATGGAATGCACTGCGGAAGCAAGGGTGAGAAAGGGTCTCTCAAGCTGGCAAGGAGGCGCGGGAGGTGCAGGAGATAAGTCTAAAG
It encodes the following:
- the C3H2orf81 gene encoding uncharacterized protein C2orf81 homolog isoform X1, with the translated sequence MAHEGSRQERQERQQRDRGATRSKAEKARPPTVPVPQVDIVPGRLNEAEWMALAALEEGEEVVGDILADMLARVLDSAFKVYLTQQCIPFTISQAREAMLQITEWRFLVQDKGESAVAEDPTWGEDEEPLPCTIDSWAQGSVPVLHTPTFEGLQENFKGEDPGNLDQIALGRSWMGRGSQEQMESLEPSPELTVTPGPPLTLELFQEAEPRGSLEEKEPLVAKSLKESSQSSVEAEFDGSPSPELSLVESSRASEETVQPLSFQLLEDLSYGMPQLDAARDQLEPKTEGSPHVASGVSVPARHSPTGPCLSKSFQQPWCPDVLLSAPPYRAGRKAAPRLDPARFPRHWVRPQAEVLVPDSDMRPLEAYLGRQRDEKTEAPVEPKTSSPGLRVFQAKFFPFRALSPGHRPRSPILNLRLPSPTFGSKLPSPSPGLRFLTAHPALLDVARSPSPKLWPSAKWPSGWEGEAELLGDLWAGRTRVSAQGLEATDREDQDPPRWLQNTPHFLDATSQVMWKPMLLPEAMQLSRGVSMWNPSTQVMLSSAVPQEEDKDGDTFPPIDQQPIPTGAPKPQVTAAQLMDSTPKVWSIPCKPLPHSEP
- the C3H2orf81 gene encoding uncharacterized protein C2orf81 homolog isoform X2 produces the protein MAHEGSCIPFTISQAREAMLQITEWRFLVQDKGESAVAEDPTWGEDEEPLPCTIDSWAQGSVPVLHTPTFEGLQENFKGEDPGNLDQIALGRSWMGRGSQEQMESLEPSPELTVTPGPPLTLELFQEAEPRGSLEEKEPLVAKSLKESSQSSVEAEFDGSPSPELSLVESSRASEETVQPLSFQLLEDLSYGMPQLDAARDQLEPKTEGSPHVASGVSVPARHSPTGPCLSKSFQQPWCPDVLLSAPPYRAGRKAAPRLDPARFPRHWVRPQAEVLVPDSDMRPLEAYLGRQRDEKTEAPVEPKTSSPGLRVFQAKFFPFRALSPGHRPRSPILNLRLPSPTFGSKLPSPSPGLRFLTAHPALLDVARSPSPKLWPSAKWPSGWEGEAELLGDLWAGRTRVSAQGLEATDREDQDPPRWLQNTPHFLDATSQVMWKPMLLPEAMQLSRGVSMWNPSTQVMLSSAVPQEEDKDGDTFPPIDQQPIPTGAPKPQVTAAQLMDSTPKVWSIPCKPLPHSEP